The Edwardsiella tarda ATCC 15947 = NBRC 105688 region TCTCTCATTCACCGCTCGAATTACAGAAATTACACTCAAAAAGTGATAATTGTCACAAATATAACTCTGGCGCTTACCTACAATAGCCTCCCGTAACTCACAAGAGGCCTTCCCATGCACGCACGCTTTGCCGCTGCATTTAGCCAGTTGCCTGGCGAACTTCAAGCGGCGCTCACCCCCATTATGGCGTCGGATGATTTCCACGCCGTAATCACCGCCGCCCAGGTGGATGCCATTTGTCATGCCTGCCAGTTGGATCGTCAGGCGTTGAGTTTTGCACTGCTGCCGCTGGCCGCTGCCTGCGCCCTGACGCCGATCTCTCATTTCCAGGTAGGGGCCATCGTCCAAGGGAGCAGCGGTAACCTCTACTTCGGCGCCAATATGGAGTTCGCCGGTGCGCCGATGCAACAGACGATCCACGCCGAGCAGTGTGCGATCACCCATGCCTGGCTGCGCGGTGAGCGCGCGCTGGCTTCGATCACCGTGAATTGCACCCCCTGCGGCCACTGTCGTCAGTTTATGAATGAATTGAACAGTGGAACACAACTGCCGATCCACCTGCCGGGACGTCAAGCCGCCACCCTGGGGGATTATCTCCCAGACGCCTTTGGCCCGCGTGACTTGCAGATTAAGACTCTGCTGCTCGACCATGTCCATCACGGTCTGACGCTCGCCCACGCTGACGATGATCCGCTGCTGCTGGCGGCGTTAGCCGCGGCTAACGCCAGCCATGCACCCTATAGCCAGGCTTACAGCGGTGTCGCCCTGGAAACGGCGCACGCCATCTATGCCGGACGCTATGCGGAGAATGCCGCCTTTAACCCGAGTCTGCCTCCTTTGCAGGCGGCCTTGGTCCTGTTGAACATGGCCGGGGAGCCCACCTCGGCGATCCGGCGCGCCGCCCTGGTAGAAAGCCAGAGCGCCGTCCTCTCGCAACAGGCGGCGACACAGGCGACCTTGCAGGCGCTCGGCTGCACTCACCTGAACTATCAGACGATCTAATCCTCTCCCGGCATAGGTTCCCCTTAGGGCCCTATGCCGCTATCCGCTATCCGCTATCCGCTATCCGCTATCCGCTATCCGCTATCCGCTATCCGCTATCCGCTATCCAACCAGATTGTTACAAAACATATAATATGTGAATACTTTTGATAACAAACATTGAACAGAGATTAACTCTCTTTTAGGATCGGTGGGGTAGTCTTCAATCCCGTTAACATAAGAGCGTACTTATGGATCTGGAACACGAGAGTAAACGTCCGCTGTATATCCCCTATGCCGGCCCCATCCTGCTGGAGTTTCCCTTGTTGAATAAGGGCAGCGCCTTTAGTGAAGAAGAACGTAACACCTTTAACTTAAACGGCCTGCTGCCCGAGGCCATCGAAACGATCGAAGAGCAGGTCGAGCGCGCCTATCGCCAGTTCTGTGATATCCAAAGCGACACCGCCAAACATATCTATCTGCGCAACATTCAAGACACCAACGAAACCCTATTCTATCGCCTGCTACGCGCTCATCTCAGCGAGATGATGCCCATCATCTACACGCCGACGGTCGGTGAGGCCTGCGAGCACTTCTCCGATATCTATCGGCGTGCGCGCGGACTGTTTATCGCCTACCCTAACCGCGATCGCATCGATGACATGCTACAAAATGCCACCAAACAAAACGTCAAGGTCATCGTGGTTACCGATGGCGAGCGTATTCTCGGTTTGGGCGATCAGGGGATCGGTGGCATGGGGATCCCCATCGGTAAACTGTCGCTGTATACCGCCTGTGGCGGGATCAGCCCGGCCTATACGTTGCCGGTCGTTCTGGATGTCGGGACCAACAACCCTCAGCGCCTTAACGATCCGCTGTATATGGGCTGGCGTCATCCGCGCATCACCGGCGACGAGTACAACGCGTTCGTCGAGGAGTTTATCCAAGCGGTCAAGCGCCGCTGGCCGGAGGTCCTGCTCCAGTTCGAAGACTTCGCGCAGAAGAACGCGATGCCGCTGCTCAGCCGTTATCGCGACCAACTGTGCTGTTTTAATGATGATATCCAAGGCACTGCCGCCGTCACCCTCGGCAGCCTGATCGCCGCCAGCCATGCCGCCGGCAGCCGTCTGCGTGACCAGACCATCACCTTCCTCGGTGCCGGCTCGGCCGGTTGTGGCATCGCCGAGCAGATCATCGCCCAAATGGTGGCGGAGGGATTAAGCGATGAGGAGGCGCGTGCGCGCATCTTTATGGTCGATCGCTTCGGACTCTTGACGGACCGCCTGCCGAATCTGCTCGACTTCCAGAGCCGCCTCGTACAAAAACAGCAAGCCTTAGCCAGCTGGCAGACGGAAAACGAGGGGATCTCCCTACTGGATGTGGTGCGCAACGCGCATCCCACGGTGTTGATCGGCGTCTCCGGCCAGCCGGGACTCTTCAGCGAAGCGATCATTCGCGAAATGCACAGCCACTGCGCCCGACCGATCGTGATGCCGCTCTCGAACCCGACATCACGCGTCGAAGCGCGC contains the following coding sequences:
- a CDS encoding NAD-dependent malic enzyme; its protein translation is MDLEHESKRPLYIPYAGPILLEFPLLNKGSAFSEEERNTFNLNGLLPEAIETIEEQVERAYRQFCDIQSDTAKHIYLRNIQDTNETLFYRLLRAHLSEMMPIIYTPTVGEACEHFSDIYRRARGLFIAYPNRDRIDDMLQNATKQNVKVIVVTDGERILGLGDQGIGGMGIPIGKLSLYTACGGISPAYTLPVVLDVGTNNPQRLNDPLYMGWRHPRITGDEYNAFVEEFIQAVKRRWPEVLLQFEDFAQKNAMPLLSRYRDQLCCFNDDIQGTAAVTLGSLIAASHAAGSRLRDQTITFLGAGSAGCGIAEQIIAQMVAEGLSDEEARARIFMVDRFGLLTDRLPNLLDFQSRLVQKQQALASWQTENEGISLLDVVRNAHPTVLIGVSGQPGLFSEAIIREMHSHCARPIVMPLSNPTSRVEARPEDIIAWTDGAALVATGSPFEAVNYQGQSYPIAQCNNAYIFPGIGLGVLASGAKRVTDGMLMAASRALAESSPLARDGHGPLLPDLKDIQQVSRDIAFQVAKAAQLHGVAVLTSDEALLQAIEQNFWLPQYRSYKRTSF
- the cdd gene encoding cytidine deaminase, with product MHARFAAAFSQLPGELQAALTPIMASDDFHAVITAAQVDAICHACQLDRQALSFALLPLAAACALTPISHFQVGAIVQGSSGNLYFGANMEFAGAPMQQTIHAEQCAITHAWLRGERALASITVNCTPCGHCRQFMNELNSGTQLPIHLPGRQAATLGDYLPDAFGPRDLQIKTLLLDHVHHGLTLAHADDDPLLLAALAAANASHAPYSQAYSGVALETAHAIYAGRYAENAAFNPSLPPLQAALVLLNMAGEPTSAIRRAALVESQSAVLSQQAATQATLQALGCTHLNYQTI